The region GGGTTTCTTCTATCACAACGACGCTATATGAAACATTCTGACACGTGCCGGGATGGTGGATTGCAAAGCCCTGGCTACTCCGGCTGCCACAACTCAACCGGTAACTCCAGTAGTTGAGTCGTTTGACAATCCAACTCAGTATCGTCGTATTGTAGCGGTTCTTCAGTATCTTACTATCTTACTATCACTCggtattaatgattaattgggTTCAAAAGTGTCGGTTAACCgttttaattgaactttttcaaTTCGGTTAatcgttaaaggttttttaaatttcgattaacggttaattgggttcgaaatTATCAGTCAACCGAagattaaccgaaattttaacatatatataactaaataaataaatatataatccaaTATGTAAAATCTccataaatttgtaatgtttttatgatattagttttgtatattttcttatggattattactatatgtattattttaattgaaattattattataggtattattttaggatttagaactttagctttaaaaagtttggttaatctattaaccgaccgattaatccaaaaaaaattcaattcaattcgatTAAcagttaaagttttaaaaacttcggttaaaacggttcggttaatAGATTACACTCCCCTAGCGttgatatataaaactaaactaagagacattgtcccaatattaaatataataataataataaataataataataataaaaaaatatcattttggtccctcgactattattGAAAATGATGATTTGCCCCCATTTATAACGGCTGATGgatggaaattgtaacggaggaccaaattgagtatattttacaagttagaggactaaattgggtacgtttaattctatgggacaaaatcaagtattacgctatagtcgagggacaaAATGGGTATACCtcttttttatttagtttattattaaaaagtattttaaaatacCAACTCACCGTCTAcctaagcaagtaacctgatgaaatgaatggtaacctgctatcaggtgaaattgcatacatttggagtgtttaaTTGCCTAactgcactttttttttgttcagcgacctaattgtactttcatgttacgttcagtggccaatttgaaccttatttcCAAGAGGTTATAAGACATTTGTGGACTTTAAGTGTGTAATTCATTTGTGGACTTTAAGTGTGTAATTTGCACTTTCTTCTTTGTTGTTGTATGGAAAAAGAAAGAGGAAATGACGCTGCAAATGCCATAGTAACTTCTGTTTACATCCACAAAATTATCATGGTTATCTAGCCGCGAAGTGACATATATTATCACTAGTTCTTTATCCAATGTACgtattatcaaaatattatcgATGAAGATTTGTCCTAACGAAAATTCAAGAGTACTATCATTTTACTATCAAAGTTACTACTTATTAAAGCTCAATATTTACAAGTATTAATAAATGGAAAATATCCCAAGAGATGAAATAAAATTCAGCCAAAGATCAATGGCAAAGTATTATCATTTGGTGGCAAAAGAGACTAGTAAGAATTGAAATGCCTTATTAACAATGGTGCAAGAAGACAAAAATTCTTGAAGACAAAAATGTAAGAtggcaaaaataaattaaagagacTTTATTAGGATCTTATCTTGTTGTACTAGTCAGCTAGTGTTTATAGTACTAAGTTTGAagacttttttttaatttttaatttttttatgtgacTTAGTAGTTATTTCTTAGAAGTTGTAAAAAGTTTGTAATCTTCCTACAATGTTTTCTATATAAAGAGCCTCTTGgttcaataaaaatataagttTAGTTCCTATACATCATCAAAGTTTCTACTAAAAAATCCTTGTGTCTTTTACATGGCTTTCTAAATTCCCTTTCTTTTATAACCGACTATCAAAGTATAAACATATTACTAAGAAGAGAAAAGCTCTAGACAAATTATTAACAACTTTTAgccaaaattgatatattgtgtaGAATTATTAGAAAGACACGTGGATGACTCCCAACTTCTAGCCTATCTCCCGAAGTTGAGTGAACAGTCAAGGGATCGGAACAGAAGGGCAGGAAGGGTTGAGTAATCCGGTGGCCTAAGACGTCTATACAAGGTATGAGTTAAActgactttaatttatttgataattttgaGGAGCAATTTCTGAATGAATATGTTGTTTAGAAATTGATGGGaagttataaaaatttaaatgaaaaattatgtTTGCTTTAAAGATGATTTTTGCTTACAATATGATGTTTATTTGTTCATATTATTTGCCTTATAAAATTCTTGAGATTATTAAATAGAAATAGTAACTTATCCAccttttataaggtttatattaAAAGATCTTAGAATATATTAACATGGAGTATAACGAAGAAGATTCAAGTAGCAATAATACTTCTCAAAATATTactaaacaatagaataaagttattaataataagaaaaattagAACAAAAGAATCAAAATATTGGTATCCAATAGgtaataattactataaagctaaatatataatatgtgaaAATGATACGGGCAAAAAATCTATGATAAACTTAAAGAAACAATAAGTAACTTAAacaaattagattaaaaaaaatagaattgaaaaCTAGtagtagaaaaagaaaagatataTTAACACATATTacagaaaaaatgaaaaatggagaaacatatttaaaactttaattagaATATCCTATTTAGAATGACTAGTATAAACAAATataggggtgtattcaatcatgatttttatagacttttaaagatttttatgaactttaaaagtttgaaggtATTCAATTCAACCTTCAAACTTTTAGGTAGTCTTTAAAAGTCAGGCAGTAttcaatcaaaatttttaaagagttttttaaaagtcatgtggtattcgaTTAAGATTTTTATTGGGTTTGTCCACACGTTCTCATCTAGGGGTTGGTTCTCATATAATTAggattgtatgtatgtatgtatatatatatattataattaattaattaattaagttcaaATGTAGATGGTGGGCCTAGGTGCGAAAGTGTGGTGATAtgagagtcattgatcttgcctaaatcaacgTCTAAGattaacaaatatttaaaaaacgCAATGAAAAGttggtctttttgcatctaagtcaaatttaaaatgcGTGGTTTTTTTGCTTAAGGTACGTGAATTTTGTGATGTGTAAgattaacaaatattttaaaaacgCAATGgaaatttggtctttttgcatctaagttaaattaaaaatgcgtggtttttttttttcttaaggtgcgtgaattttGTGctatgtgcttaaggtgcatcagttgttgaaacttaactGTGCTTAAAGGCCTAGGTTTTTTGCTTAACTGCTTAAGCTGCATcaattgttttccttcttaaggtgcgtgatttgtgtggtTTAAAGTGTGTcaacctaaagttttaggtacatgattttaattcttaaggtgcattggtctaaaattttagattcggtgttttcttcttaaagtgcatagttttccttcttaaagtgcgtcgtttttacagtttttttttcacTCAACAATACTGGTGTTTTTAAGTTTTAGTTCCCAAGTTCAAAATGATCCGATCTAGATTTTGTTGTTCACAATTAtctaattcaaaagaaaaataatatgatagcaatataataacaaatagtGGAGTTGTTATGTTTGAGTAAGCATGAAGAAGATGGATGCGATTGAAGTCGCTCatgtttctttaaaatttttattgatttgaaccgttgatctagatttgatcaatgcCTCAGATCTAACCCTAGTTTTCACTTGGGAGCATCTCCGCaccagaatatatatattgttgcatAGTGCGTCATTTTTACATAGTTTTCCTTATTACAGTTTTGTTCactcaacaataaaatttcaaatcaataaaaattttaaaaaaatatgagcGACTTCAACTTCAGTGTTTTTGGTGTTTAGATATTCAAgggaaataaattttttaaaaaaaatactccgtattaattaaagtaacaaaaacacaatttgaaaatatatttttggaattctttattttttttttcatatttatcttctctctcatatttgttttatgctagttttcaattattattatcatatttttcatGCTAGTTTtcgtattattattatcatattttttatgCCAGTTTTCATATTACTAACACCACCAAGTCACCAACAACGCCATCAAACCAccatccaccaccaccaccatctccatctccactactaccaccaccaacaccaacatCACCACCAACGCCACCgccaccacttattattattattattattattattattattattatttattgtgaGAGCAATCGCTTCAACAAGGCTGAAGTTGAATAACTCTCATGTTTTCTATCATAACTACTTCGattgcacatctttgtgccttgtAATGCACATTGTTATACCTTCTGGTGCACATTGGTGTAGATTagaagtgttaaaaaaaaaaaaaaaaaaaaaaaaaagtggaaatTACCCATTAAAGTCCACAATGCTGACCAAAAAGTAGCTTTGCACTGTTGTTGGAAAGCTGTGAGCATCAAAGAGaatcatataatataattactaaatacGAATCAGCACAAAATAAAGCGGgctttaatttaattcattattcatTTGTGTATGAGGGTAGAGTGAGTGATAGTAAACATGATAGCGGTCATGGCGATGCTGCAGAGCTTGGGAAGGGTTGGCACTGCGATTGCCAGCTTCCTGTTCATGTGGGATATGATTAGGAGACACCTCCCACCCGAGCTGCGTCGCGTCCTTGAAAGATGGACGTACAAGCTCAGGATCTTTTTCAATCCATATGTTCAAATCTCAATCAACGAGTACATGAGCAGGAATCTGAAGCCTCATGATGCATATGCAGCAGTGGAAGCTTATCTCAGTGTGAATTCAGTGAAAGAAGCCAAGAGACTGAAAGCTGAGATGATTACTGGTGCAGACAAGCTGGTGTTGAGCATGGATGAGAATGAGAAAGTTAATGATGAGTTCCATGGGGCAAAAGTGCAGTGGATTTCTGGGAAATTTGAGGTGCGTCAGAAGGAACAGTATCCCGAGATAGATAAAAGATATTACAAGCTAATTTTCCATAAGAAACATCGGGAGATGATCACAGGGCCCTACTTGGACCATGTAGTAAGGACGGGGAAACAGATTCAAGCACGATACAAGAAGAAAAAGCTTTACACAAATAGCCACAGCAAGACTACGTGGAGCCATATCGTGTTTGATCATCCAGCTAGCTTCGAGAATCTGGCAATGGAACGAGAGAGAAAGAAGGAGATTGTTGAAGATTTGATTGCTTTCAGAGAGGGTAGGGAGTTTTATGAAAGAATTGGCAAAGCATGGAAGCGAGGCTATCTACTGTATGGCCCCCCAGGAACTGGGAAATCGACTATGATTGCTTCAATGGCAAACTTACTGAATTATGATATCTATGATCTCGAGCTAACTTCTGTGAGAGACAACACAGATCTGAGGAGACTATTGGCTGAGACAACTAGCAAATCAATAATTGTGATTGAGGACATCGACTGCTCGCTTGATCTTACtggtaaaagaaagaaaagtttAGACAAGAAAGCAGAAGGGGGCACTGAAAACAGCATGAACGAAGCTTTCTCCAATGAAACTGAAGAAACTTCAAGCCGAGTCACTCTTTCTGGACTACTCAATTTCATAGATGGTCTATGGTCTGCCTGCAGTGGAGAGAGAATAATTGTGTTCACTACTAACTATGTTCATAAGCTGGATCCAGCCCTAACAAGAAGGGGAAGAATGGACCAACATATCGAGCTATCTTATTGTAGTTTTGAGGGTTTTGAAGTCCTCGCAAGGAGCTACCTTGGATTGGAGTCACATCCCCTGTTTGAATCAATCGAGTTGTTAATGAAGGAGACTAGGATCACACCTGCAGATGTTGCGGAGAACCTCATGCCCAAATCGCGCAAGGAAGTTGCAGAGAGATGCCTCCGGAATCTGGTTCAAACTCTTGAACGAGCCAAAGAAAAGCAGAGATCAGACAAAGGCAAAGAAGAATTAGAAGACAAGTtggaataaaaataagaaaCTACAAATGCAGATGAAATAATTGAGTTGAATGCTGTGTAAAATAGGTCTCGCTATGTCTGTTTGCCTTGATCGAGAACCAGACTAAAATGCTCCAAGCAGAATATCAAATGCCTTTGAGCCCGCCataaatattttctggaaaggTTATTTGATTGCCTGACTTGATATTCAGTAGTGTGTACAATTTTCTTTAAAGCAGATTGCCAAAAATATTAAGCTTGTTTATTACTGTCTTTCCCAATTAAAATGCAATGTATCCACATCAACTTAGACTTCATCCTCATCAAGGTTCAACCACCCGGGTGGAGGGGTTTCCAGTGAAAATGAAAAATCGGATATATGTTTCTTCTGAAATTCATTTGTTTGTGACAAACATTATCAACAGGCATGAACTTGTGATGTACCACGGCATTACTAATGGAATATCCTTCACTATGTTactaaaaatggaacgaaatgATCTTTTTTTGTTCCTCCGTTGAAAAGAGATGTCTTGAGCAATCGGAGAAGCACTTTCATAAACAGATTTGATCTTGACTGAATCAATTATTCATGTCTTTGTTACAACACGGCGAAACTAAATGGTTcgaataaaaagaataaaattctaATTTCATTTTAGGCTGTACACCTAATTTTTGGTTATCAGCTGATCATCCATTTTCCAAGCTGATTTGACCAATTTTGGCTCATTGACTTGGTCAATTAGTCAAaattagtgtttgttaaaagAGCTTGGGATAGCTGATATGGCCAATAAGTTGATTTTCAAAACGCTAATCCAAGCAGCGTTTTTAATCAAGCTGACTCCATTTATTCTACAATGCCAAAATTATCATTGATATTCTGCAAAACAAACCAATTTAATCTTCATCCCAAAACTCACCTCATCTTCCCCTCCCTCTCTCAAGCAGCCATGGAACATATCAACACAATAAAATCCacaaattaaatgtaaataaaaataatggaaaTTACTATTAACCCATCGTAGAagtaatcttcatcttcaaaacTCAGAATACACAACAATCAAAAAagctatatttaaaaaaaaaaaaaaaaaaaaaccaacaacaatagcaacaatggaAACGACTAAACGagtcatcttcatcttcactgtCATTTTGTCTTGCCCACCGCCTCTTGCCCCTCTGATTCTTGCCTCCTTCTCCACTGCTCTTCTTCTCCTCTTCGCATCTGATTTAGAGAATGGGTAGAGAAAATGGGTAGGGATTTGGTTTACAAATGAGTTGTGGGTTTGGGTCAAATGGTAAATTCCTCTCGACTGTCGAGTTTTTCCTCCCTAAATTTAGGGTATTGTctttacatattattttattgtcttTCGTCTTCCTTCTGGCTTCCCATGGCGACGTCGGACGACGATGCAACAGGCCTTGCGGAGCGATGCGCAAACATTGCGTTAGGAGAAGAAGCGGAAGGAATCTCTTTTGCACTCCCGTCCTCTCAACAGACAGTGAACGACTTGTTTGGTCGATAGTTGGTAAATTCTTGACCAGCGAACCCATTAAGTTCGACTACATGCAGCACAGTCTATCGAACGTTTGGAGTCCTGTCCACAGGGTTTGCATCATCAAAGTTAGGCCTAATCTTTACGAATTTCAGTTCTTTCATCCCAAGGAAGCTCAACGAATAATTGACGATGGACCATGGTCCTTCGACAATTGCATACTGGCCTGCTGACCACTTCAAACCGGTGAACATGCTATCAATGTATCTCTTAATAAGATAACCAGGTGGGTTCAGGTCCTTGACCTCCCTTGTGGTTACTCGTCTATGGCGATACTTGAGATAGTCGATAATTTCCTCAGAAAATTTGTcaagcatgtatatatatttaataaaatatatctatttatttaattgagagAAAGAGGGTAAAATAGGAAGAATATGAAGAGAAGTCTGAACAAAGAATTTGTTTATACTTCTTCTTATGGTGGTACTACTTTACAATCAGAACCAAACTCTTCTGCCAACTTATTATACCACATGCCCAGCAAAATAGTCACATTCATACACACTAAAACAGGCAAACACCATGACTGCCATGTGTAGGAATATGATTCTCGAAAAGcacaaagaaaattgaaaaatacaccaaataataataataataataataataataataataataatccacgaaggataattACAACCAGGAAATAAAACCACATGAGGTTGAATAAACCTGGAAGTGCTTGGGTGAACTGTATGATCttcggggtggttggaagcacgagtcgtgttgccactgtccttaaaaccttatttaccgcctcccggagtgctggagcgttgcggcctaggtttcttaggataaaacgtactacgactcttgcgtttgagcacacaaacttggagcccGGCGAACTAAAATGTGGGATGAAAGACAAATGGCTTGAAGGAATtgatgagcagagttttgaggagagaaaggggtcgtttacttcatttttctatttttccatttccaattttccatttctccagttttccatttttccatttttccttctccattctcccagttttccatttctccagttttccaattttccatctccatttctccaatttcttcatttctttagttttagtacataatttgattacaaaacaaaatattaaaaacttcattaaatacaataatctcatataacatttgtatatttatacaacaaagatgatgataataataataataataataataataataataataataataataataaagataataataataataataataataaaagataataacaataataataaaagataacaataataataataataataaaagataataacaataataacaacaacaataataaagatgatgataataataataataataataataataataataataataataataataataataataataggaattAGCTGCGCAAGAAGGCTGCTGGCTGCAAAACAGCAAAAGGAATTCGCGCCTTCAAGGATTCGATCCTAGGACCTCAGGGAGGGAATAGCACGCACTCGCGCAGGTTCTGCTGGCTGCAAAAGGAATTCGTGCCTTCCAGGCAGGATTCAATCCTGGGATCTCAAGGACGGAACAGCACTGTTCACCCGCGTTTTATCCATTTGGAAGAATGGAGATTTCAATTTTGGCTCTCTCCAAAATTGTatagaaatggaagaatggagatgGAGAATTggttttagtaaacaagttttccattttccattctccattcttccacttccccaattctccatttttttggaaaattcttcattttttcaAGTTACTAAACGACCCCAAAGTGTTTCGTGTGTTCTATGATGCTTGTTCCAAATCTGCTGCTCACCAACGAATTATATAGTGGAGGtgggatcatagcattaaatctggcatttaattcccaAGTGTAACCTCCCTCCACTAGCAAcccatttacacccactactactccatttaattaagaaataaactctgaaataaaATGATTGGAAGTAAtcatattaattctttaataccAAGAGTTATTTATGAACGGACATAGTAGGTGGAACGTCGCGGTGCGAGACATCGTTCCCAgtctgcgtaccttcgagacatcaaacagtGCATCGGCAACCCGGTGCGAGACATCGTTCCAGTTTGTGTACCTTCGAGACATCAGACAGCACATCGCCAGCCGCCCGCGACACATAACATAACTTAGCCcacaaggccaaccaatttggcgtaagccttttcaggctcagaTCAGTTTGGGATTCGATTTGCACCCCCCGCCCCCCCTGCGCgtgagagagagcatctatgctatacaagttacttagtcataaaagaacccttgtatatatagtggggcaGATCTTCATttccaaccaatgtgggacaaaagctacataagcttttttctcacccaaattccatctcaaatgggtctactttgagaaccaatttctcattcacccattatccattttgagcatatatatcgatctcttcgtctaactacgaagaacccgaatccactttgaccctacccaaatcggaagtggaccccacatatatttataccacaaaatggccacttaaaataccatttttagtgctattttccaacaatcccccacctgaatgaaaattgttttcaagggaattttgaaatcggaaacaactacgttcaacggttgattcctgcaGAGCAGaggtaggtgtaaccctttgaaccttgcctcgtGAGATCTATGTACTCTACTGGttgtacggtagaacgcgatgtctttgaaccaaCTGTtgtttgtgtagacattgatatctctcacacaggaaccttccaaccaAGTTTTGTTCTCATGgttgtgcccattttggtcgcgGGACACCGTTcttggttctgcaagagtttctaaagaattgagcccacttcaattctcctttaaagcgacccacacttctctctcacataggtgattttttctcgagtttcccgcaactcaacatatgtcAATTGACTTTGCATACTTAGCACATGTCAATTcgacaatcgaatcattaaagcactagtGTGCTAGCCTCGATTGGCAATCACTattttaacgaggagtggtaggaGTCTGGGGACCCCCATAGTGACATGttattttgtaatttagttATCCCATAGAACCTagcagctaggttgggtatccactatggaatttttagtccaaggactttagacccattccttatgccaaCTTCTTGACAACTTCTTTGTTCAACCCTTTGGTTAGCAGATCcgctatattgtctattgacctcacgaagtcaatcgagacaacaccagtcgcgagaagttgtttaatggtattatgtctactacgcatatgtctagacttaccattatataTCTGACTATGTACTCTCCCAATTGTTACTTGACTATCACAATGTACACAGATTAGAGGTACTTGTCTTTCCCAACTAGGAATATCTTCTAGACAATAgcgtagccattcagcctcttcatAGCACTTGTCCAAGGCAATCATTTCTAATTCCATTGTGAATTTGGCTATTACTATTTTCTTGGAAGATTTCCATGCAACGGCTGCACCagctagtgtaaacacataaccactcATGGATTTAGAATTCTTTATGTCAGATATCCAGCTAGCAtcgctatacccttcaagtacagCAGGATATCTTACATAGTGTAGTACGAGATCACGGGTATACCTCAAGTATCTCATAACCCTTACTATTGCCTTCTAGTGAATCACACCGGGATTGCTAGTATTTACTAACCGCAAAGGCAATACTCGGccttgtacaactcataagatacatcaagcTACCAATACAGTATCTTCTGTGCAAACCCAGAACCTCATGCCTGGATTATCATTCATCCATGACGTACGGAGTGTCAACGATTTGCCACAGTTACAAATGGGAGTGACCATTTAAGAACTTCTTGAAGAATTGTGACTTCCTTCGCTATTATTCATAGAGTGCATGGTAATTTGAAGAAGAATATGACAAGGAATTCTGTGCGTTggagaaggaaaagaagaatCTACCAACCTGGAAGCTTTTAGCAATGCGTCATTTATGCCTATTGAGAAGAATTAGGGCTTATATAACTAACAAATTGAGGGAGAAGGTGGGtgtgacaccccgaaattttgTCACCATTTTTGTTCCAAAATAATTTCGGTTcgtcattattttaaaataatatattttacaattatattattgatgtattatattataggttTATATTTAATTGGCAggcaaatttattatattataggtttAATGCAGGTGTGTGATATTATTAGAgggtagattttttttttaaattttaaaatttagtgacAGACAAATATTATAGTAAATTCGTAGCTAaatatctaataaaataaagaatactaacgaaatagcgacggaaaaattTGTAGTTAAATTTAGCAATGGATAATTTCGTCACTAAATTGTGGCTAAATGACAtctaattcaaataataaaaacaaatcgTCGTCGTAAgagtttagcgacggaaatattgTGGTTGTAGCGGCGGTTATTCCGTCTCTAGAAGTAGCGACGGAATTTTCCGTCGCAATTTCCTCGCAAATTTCAACGTCCAAATCTTCATCGAGAGAAATATAGCGACGGATGATTTTCATgtagcgacggatatttccgTCGTTAAAATTTAgcaacagaaaaaaaaattgtgtcgcTAAAATCTAGCGACGCTCAATTTAGCGACCgacaaaatccgtcgctaaactgtttagcgacggatttctcctatttagcgacggaaatcgtccgtcgctattttcgcattttttttgtagtg is a window of Ipomoea triloba cultivar NCNSP0323 chromosome 11, ASM357664v1 DNA encoding:
- the LOC115997415 gene encoding AAA-ATPase At3g28580-like — translated: MIAVMAMLQSLGRVGTAIASFLFMWDMIRRHLPPELRRVLERWTYKLRIFFNPYVQISINEYMSRNLKPHDAYAAVEAYLSVNSVKEAKRLKAEMITGADKLVLSMDENEKVNDEFHGAKVQWISGKFEVRQKEQYPEIDKRYYKLIFHKKHREMITGPYLDHVVRTGKQIQARYKKKKLYTNSHSKTTWSHIVFDHPASFENLAMERERKKEIVEDLIAFREGREFYERIGKAWKRGYLLYGPPGTGKSTMIASMANLLNYDIYDLELTSVRDNTDLRRLLAETTSKSIIVIEDIDCSLDLTGKRKKSLDKKAEGGTENSMNEAFSNETEETSSRVTLSGLLNFIDGLWSACSGERIIVFTTNYVHKLDPALTRRGRMDQHIELSYCSFEGFEVLARSYLGLESHPLFESIELLMKETRITPADVAENLMPKSRKEVAERCLRNLVQTLERAKEKQRSDKGKEELEDKLE